One Peromyscus leucopus breed LL Stock chromosome 4, UCI_PerLeu_2.1, whole genome shotgun sequence genomic region harbors:
- the LOC114683093 gene encoding olfactory receptor 4F6-like, whose protein sequence is MPIILFEAMHAANHSVVSEFVFLGLSNSWTIQLFLFLFSCVFYVASLLGNFLIVLTVTSDPHLQSPMYFLLANLSFLDLIFCSSTAPKMIYDLFRRHKTISFGGCITQIFFIHAVGGTEMVLLIAMAFDRYVAICKPLHYLTIMSPQKCILFLVASWIIGFIHSVTQLLFVVDLPFCGSNELDSFFCDLPRFIKLACMDTNALEFMVTANSGFISVASFLILIISYMFILMTVQKKSLGSLTKALSTLSAHVMVVVLFFGPLIFFYMWPFPTSQLDKFLALFDAVITPFLNPVIYTLRNKDMKVAMRRLCSQFINYNKIS, encoded by the exons atgcccatcatcctctttgaa GCAATGCATGCAGCAAACCACTCTGTGGTGTCTGAGTTTGTCTTCCTGGGACTCTCCAATTCATGGACAATCCAGctattcctcttcctcttttcctgtgtgttctaCGTGGCAAGTCTGTTGGGAAATTTTCTCATTGTGCTAACTGTAACTTCAGACCCCCATTTACAGTCTCCTATGTACTTCCTATTAGCCAATCTTTCCTTTCTTGACTTGATATTTTGCTCCTCCACGGCACCCAAGATGATTTACGACCTTTTCAGAAGGCACAAAACCATCTCTTTTGGGGGCTGTATCACTCAGATCTTTTTCATCCATGCAGTTGGAGGCACTGAGATGGTGTTGCTCATAGCCATGGCTTTTGATCGATATGTTGCCATATGTAAGCCTCTCCACTACCTGACCATCATGAGTCCACAaaagtgcattttatttttagttgcttCTTGGATTATTGGCTTCATCCACTCAGTGACTCAGTTGCTTTTTGTGGTAGACTTACCCTTCTGTGGCTCTAATGAATTAGACAGCTTTTTCTGTGACCTTCCTCGGTTTATTAAACTTGCTTGTATGGACACCAATGCACTGGAATTTATGGTTACTGCCAACAGTGGGTTCATTTCTGTGGCCTCCTTTTTAATTCTGATCATCTCTTACATGTTTATTTTGATGACTGTTCAAAAGAAATCTCTGGGTAGTTTAACTAAGGCTCTCTCCACTCTGTCAGCCCATGTCATGgtggttgttttgttctttggaccCTTAATCTTCTTCTACATGTGGCCATTTCCAACATCACAGCTGGATAAATTTCTTGCCCTCTTTGATGCAGTTATTACCCCTTTTCTAAATCCAGTAATTTATACACTTAGGAATAAAGATATGAAGGTGGCAATGAGAAGACTATGCAGTCAGTTTATTAACTacaataaaatttcttaa
- the LOC114697479 gene encoding olfactory receptor 4F3/4F16/4F29-like, whose amino-acid sequence MEGTNHSVVSEFMFVGLTNSWKMQVLLFVFASVFYMASMMGNSLIIFTVASDPHLHSPMYFLLANLSFIDLGVSCVTCPKMIYDLFRKRKVISFRGCITQIFFIHVIGGVEVVLLIGMAYDRYVAICKPLHYLTIMNAKMCIFILVSAWVVGLMHSLVQFVYIVNLPFCGPNILDSFYCDLPRFIRLACIDTNQLELMVSANSGFISVGSFFILAISYIVIIVTVQKHSSSGSSKALSTLSAHISVVVLFFGPLIFVYTWPSPSTHLDKYLAIFDAVGTPFLNPVIYTLRNQEMKTAMKRVCRQLLKYGKIS is encoded by the coding sequence ATGGAAGGAACAAATCACTCTGTGGTATCAGAATTCATGTTTGTGGGACTCACCAACTCCTGGAAGATGCAAGTACTTCTCTTTGTGTTTGCTTCAGTGTTTTATATGGCAAGCATGATGGGAAACTCCCTCATCATTTTCACAGTGGCTTCCGACCCTCACTTACACTCTCCAATGTACTTTCTGTTGGCCAATCTTTCCTTTATTGATTTAGGTGTTTCCTGTGTCACTTGTCCCAAGATGATTTATGATCTGTTTAGAAAGCGCAAAGTCATCTCCTTTAGAGGTTGCATTACTCAAATCTTCTTCATCCATGTCATCGGCGGTGTGGAGGTGGTGCTGCTTATAGGCATGGCTTATGACAGATATGTAGCCATATGTAAGCCTCTCCATTATTTGACCATTATGAATGCCAAAATGtgcattttcattttagtatCTGCGTGGGTGGTTGGCCTTATGCATTCCCTGgttcaatttgtttatatagtTAATTTACCTTTCTGTGGACCAAATATTTTGGACAGTTTTTACTGTGACCTTCCTCGGTTCATCAGACTTGCTTGCATAGATACCAACCAATTAGAATTAATGGTATCAGCCAACAGTGGATTCATTTCTGTAGGCTCCTTCTTCATACTGGCCATATCTTACATTGTTATAATAGTCACTGTTCAAAAACATTCCTCAAGTGGTTCCTCCAAAGCCCTGTCTACACTCTCTGCTCATATTTCTGTTGTGGTCCTGTTCTTTGGTCCTTTGATATTTGTTTATACATGGCCTTCCCCCTCCACACACCTGGATAAGTATCTGGCCATATTTGATGCCGTTGGTACCCCTTTTCTGAACCCTGTGATCTACACACTGAGGAATCAAGAAATGAAGACAGCAATGAAGAGAGTATGCAGACAGCTCCTGAAATATGGGAAGATCTCCTAA